A portion of the Cryptomeria japonica chromosome 5, Sugi_1.0, whole genome shotgun sequence genome contains these proteins:
- the LOC131067997 gene encoding wall-associated receptor kinase 2, translating into MQKKMDIGDVFRFSIYVCLVGFIAAKCDPETCGLMSLSYPFWVHNSDCGYPGFQIKCKKEKSTGILAPFLPVLLDTNNNGLESTDYKIMEINYTGYLIINSSSLKAWSCEEKESSVRTLQLPPKGPFTISMLNRLVVIGCHTFGAYTYDTWGDVTCVSVCVSQSDPPYCRYGGCCEVNIPDNWKWLNFTGGGVFGLRNHSTNAFDRKCGFSTVLEPSTFTQVDNETNLFWGEGFKASYGLRLNWGIGLQNCSMAKSTADCSCSSNAECMKSPSWMGHVCKCLPGYEGNGYSNGTGCTDVDECISLKLNECVEPLKGGICHNLAGAYNCSCAKGYIGDGYQNGTRCASTNSNYNSIIPAIIGSVSSFAGVSLGACGLFWCLRRRRLRQKLMAELHEEIVSQGGKCLEIFSEKELKRASESYSNKLGEGSFGTVYKGKLRDGRQVAIKKPVLAAEVLFNEVIILSLMSHRNIVKLLGCCMESKNQLLSLVYEFVSNGTLEEHIQSPESRSWQRRLQIAIESAEAVEYMHHYAPQPIFHRDIKSSNILLDDNFTPKVADFGISRLLPLNKAYLTSDYLSGSLGYLDPQFKATHRFTNKSDVYSFGVVLVQLLTGEPAVKFRDNTTHYLSSYFLSAYNENRLNEILDPKVELSDRTVEQMNKMAELAKDCLQMEGTARPSMREVVEELGWIRDGIRQPGIYRGETFVENGGVSRQTTINHYDGHTSAENSCLDFHTCPSPTPMTTSEDPSTALIQMSNMHGRSSCQNK; encoded by the exons ATGCAAAAGAAAATGGACATTGGAGATGTTTTTCGATTTTCAATTTATGTGTGTTTGGTGGGCTTTATCGCAGCAAAATGTGATCCTGAAACGTGTGGCTTGATGAGTTTGAGTTATCCGTTTTGGGTTCATAATTCTGACTGTGGGTACCCTGGTTTTCAGATCAAATGCAAGAAGGAGAAATCTACTGGGATTCTCGCTCCATTTCTTCCTGTCTTACTAGATACCAATAATAATGGTTTAGAGAGTACTGATTACAAGATTATGGAGATCAATTACACCGGTTACCTCATAATAAATTCTTCATCTCTCAAAGCCTGGTCATGTGAGGAAAAGGAAAGTAGTGTAAGAACATTACAGCTACCTCCAAAGGGGCCGTTCACTATTTCTATGTTGAATAGATTAGTGGTTATTGGCTGCCATACATTCGGTGCTTACACATATGATACATGGGGCGACGTGACATGTGTATCGGTATGTGTATCTCAGAGCGATCCGCCCTACTGCCGCTACGGCGGCTGCTGCGAAGTTAACATTCCAGATAATTGGAAGTGGTTAAATTTCACGGGTGGAGGCGTGTTTGGTTTGCGCAATCATTCTACCAACGCTTTTGATAGAAAGTGTGGTTTCTCCACTGTATTGGAGCCCTCCACCTTCACCCAAGTCGACAATGAAACAAACTTGTTTTGGGGAGAAggcttcaaggcttcttacggtcTCCGCCTTAACTGGGGTATCGGCCTTCAGAATTGCTCAATGGCTAAATCAACTGCCGATTGTTCTTGCTCCTCCAACGCAGAATGCATGAAATCTCCTTCATGGATGGGTCACGTATGCAAGTGTCTACCTGGATATGAAGGAAATGGCTACTCTAATGGCACAGGCTGCACAG ACGTGGACGAGTGCATTAGTCTCAAATTGAATGAGTGCGTCGAACCGTTGAAAGGAGGAATATGCCATAATTTGGCAGGCGCTTACAATTGTTCATGTGCCAAGGGTTATATTGGAGATGGATATCAGAACGGTACACGCTGTGCCTCCACAAACTCAAATTATAACTCCATCATCCCAGCAATTATAG GCTCTGTTTCTTCATTTGCTGGAGTCTCTTTGGGAGCTTGTGGATTATTTTGGTGCCTCAGGAGGCGTCGTTTGCGACAGAAGTTAATGGCAGAATTGCATGAAGAGATCGTTTCCCAGGGAGGAAAATGCTTGGAAATATTTTCCGAAAAAGAGCTGAAGAGAGCTTCCGAGTCTTATTCAAATAAATTGGGAGAAGGCAGCTTCGGAACGGTTTACAAAGGAAAACTTCGTGACGGCAGGCAAGTGGCGATTAAGAAGCCTGTATTGGCTGCCGAGGTGTTGTTCAACGAAGTTATAATTCTCTCTCTTATGAGTCACAGGAATATAGTGAAATTGCTTGGTTGCTGCATGGAATCAAAAAATCAACTTCTGTCGCTTGTATACGAATTTGTGTCGAATGGGACACTCGAGGAACATATACAGTCTCCAGAAAGTCGCTCGTGGCAAAGACGGCTGCAAATCGCCATCGAATCTGCAGAGGCTGTAGAATACATGCATCATTATGCCCCTCAGCCAATTTTCCATCGTgacataaaatcctctaacattcTCCTAGACGATAATTTCACTCCAAAAGTGGCAGACTTTGGTATTTCTCGTTTGCTACCTCTCAATAAGGCGTACCTCACTTCTGATTACCTCTCTGGCAGTCTCGGATATCTGGATCCCCAATTCAAGGCAACCCACCGGTTTACAAACAAAAGCGATGTTTATAGCTTTGGTGTAGTTTTGGTGCAGCTTCTCACTGGTGAACCTGCGGTGAAGTTTCGAGATAACACAACACATTATTTATCCAGCTATTTCCTATCTGCATATAATGAAAATCGTTTGAATGAGATCCTAGATCCCAAAGTAGAATTGAGTGACAGAACTGTAGAGCAGATGAATAAAATGGCAGAATTAGCAAAAGATTGCTTGCAAATGGAAGGAACTGCAAGGCCATCGATGAGAGAGGTAGTGGAGGAGCTTGGCTGGATAAGAGATGGGATAAGACAACCAGGGATATATAGGGGTGAGACTTTTGTTGAGAACGGGGGCGTTTCAAGGCAGACAACAATCAATCATTACGATGGGCATACCTCAGCTGAGAATTCTTGCCTAGATTTTCACACTTGTCCATCTCCTACTCCGATGACTACATCAGAGGACCCTTCCACAGCGTTGATTCAGATGTCAAATATGCATGGAAGATCATCATGCCAAAACAAGTAG